AGGAGACACACCATGACTCAGGAACTGTAGTGATcctgaaaaaagaagaaagtaaacATCATTAGCAGGTGAATTTAGGTTTGTCAGACAAGATGCTCATATAATATTGATTCAGGTGCTGCATTTCTAACCAACCTGAATTGAGCTAACTACACCGCTGGCCATGACAGAGAGTTTTCCTGCGACTGAGCGCACTCCCAGTTTGAGCTGCGACATGTCAGGAGCATTGGGCAGCACGTTGGTCAAACGGTACGAACTCGCTGTGTACAcaagacaaaggaaaacagacacagatgaatCTATTTTGTCTTTAGCTAATTATACAtacattcataaataaaaataatttaaatcgTAAGTAAATGATACGCCAAAGTTGTTTTTGCAAAGTCAGTGAAGGTGCAGTGGTGTCTTACCAGTCTGTTTCTTTGGATCATCAAAAAGGTCTGCTGAACTTATAGAGGCACTCCCAGCAAATCGTTCCAGGCGTGTTTTGGCCTCATACTGAAGAACAGGAGTACAGacagtgttttaaatgtttccacCAGTAGTTTTTCTGGGAACATTCAGGCTTAGCTCATACTCAAAATACCAACTGAGGGTCTTTATGAGTCATTCAGGCATTAGTCTTTCATGCgtataaagaaatataatcAATAACATCTCATTTATTCTTTggacattattattacattgcTGCTCATTTTGAGGCGGCAGCTCATTAGCTGATATTACAtcatgctgctgcagtgttttctctctATTGGGGGCCGTTCAGGTCGACCGCATTTTGGAACAGGTCTAATAATCCTGGCATCCCCTTTGGATTGGGTCACTGACACGCAGTATGCAAGTCCACTATAATCATGAACCACACAATATATATAACATGCTAAAAGGCTGTACCTCAGAGTTGTCTTGTTTTCCAAAGTACATGTCAGAGGAGATGGCTTTGACATCATCTCCAAACTTTTTCCGAGCTTCTCCTGAGTCTGACACCGGCACTGCTTCTGGTTTCCTCCTGGATGTGGGCCTGATAAAAGATAATGAGTATAAATTAAAGCGATATTGACATTATAATCTGAACAATTCAAGTATTCACCCATATTCTCAAAACACACTGATCACATTGAAAATGTCACTCATCGGTCTCTAAGTTTACCCTTTACCACACAGTACATACACAAGGGACTTACAGTATGAGAGAGTCTAAATATTATATTCTTTATTTCAGCCATAATTCATAAACAAACTTGACATTAacttaaaacataattacaaaACGATCATGTGATTACAACATGATTCCAATTAAAGTGGATAAATGATGACTTGCAGAATTGCCTTGTGGTGGAAGTAACAGTGCCTTAAACTTCTACTGTATGTAGCCGCAACAGCTGGTTGTGCAGACACTGTTAAGGTAACAACAGCTGGATGTatataaatcataaaacaaCGTCTCCTACCTGTCATCAAGTGAAGACATAGCGGAGGACAAGTAGAAGTCTGGTTCTGGTTTCTTGCTCTCCTTTATCCAGCCTCCTCCATCGCCTCCATCACCCCATCGTGAAGAGAAATTATCAGACAGTTCAGTTTGATCCTCAAACCGGGACAGGATCCTAAACAGAGAACAAGTTCAGATTAACGTCAGGTGGACAATCAACATGTGAAGTTGAACggtcatcagcagcagctgaagaaaaGGCAGATCTTCTGTCTTCGTCTGACCTAGAGGTGAAGGacccttcatcatcatcttcttcagtGTACCGCCGCCCTTTGGTGGTCTTTCCCCGCAGTGGATTCTCCTGCTGAATGATGTGCATGTCTGATGTCACAGAGTGAGAAACTCCACTATGgagaagagcagagacagagtgaacGTATGAGCCAGAAACAAAGTCTTTGATTAGTTACAGGATCACTAGTATTtgcctcttcatcatcatcatcatcatcgtcatcatcatcatcatacctCCTGATGCCTAAACCCATGCCCAGTCTCTCAGCTTGCTCCTTCTTATTCCCTTCTAATCCCTTCAGCTTCTGCTcgtcttttttcctctgctgctcaagATCTTTATAGGCCAGTCGCAGAGATGGGgcgctgagaggaggaggaaggcagatgaattaaaaaaaaaaaaaaaaaacaggaggggATTGCAGGAGCtaacagaaacagctgatccAAAAGTAGCAGCTGGGTCATATAATGACAAGGTTTCTGCTGAAGTCAATAGATTTGAGAGGACACTGAAACCTTTGACCTTCTCTTGGAGAGTGCAAAAAGACTCACTATTAGATAAATAGATAACCACAAAATATgagagtaaaaaataataaagtaaagacACGTACATAGATTCCTGAGGTTGAATATTTTTCCTGGTACCCGCAGTGctgtcttctttctctctcagcttgTCGGCAGCTTGAGCcttcttctccagctctgaGAAACTCTGGCTGCTAACCTTCTGAGCACCCAGACCACCCTTTTTAGAAGCCAACTGCAAACAGACAAATTTTTACAAATCAGACTTTGAATGCACAGGTCACAAATACGCAGTGATGAAGCGAGTCTCACAATATTACTTCGTACATACCGTTTTCTTGGTGGCAGCTGGCTTCTTCTTGAGAAGAGAGGACGGCTCTGGAAAGATTGAAGGACAGTAAAGTTTCATCTCTTACAGTTTAGCAATgatttcaacacaaaaacaaggtCCTTAAGAAAATGGGAGAAGCCTAAATATCAAGAACATAAAGCAACCTGGATTTGCTTTTGGAGAAACACTCAGCATGTCGACACTTGGACCCTCTGGATTACCTGAAAAAGTTTACGGTTTGATGTATATGTGAGGAAATGTATACAGTAAATGGTACTGGTTGTAGTTTTGTGGTCTTTCTTTGTGTTACAATGTTAAGGAGAAACAGTGTGCCACAATACCATTTTTGTCGTCCTCTTTTTCTGTGGTTGAACTCTTCTCTGATGTGGAGGCACTGAGACTCATTTTGGCCATGTTCAAATTTTCAGGAACAACCTGAGtattacacagacacatatgGTAAAATTACTAATCCCCAGTCACTGTGTGGGTATCCAACAGGCAGATATGTAGATATAATCACACCCGGTCAAGGCAAGCACACTCCTTTACCTGTGAATGCAGACTGAAAAAATCCGCCTGCTTGTCCTCTGGTGAtgttggagagagaggagcctgACTGTCGAGCCACAGCTATGGAGAAGTAGAGTAAAATTGATTTAACTATCTGTGCACTTGCAGATATGTTTCTAGGAAAGTGTGTTAAGCAAACGGGTCCTAAACAGGAAGCCAATTTATCTTTCTTTTACCTCAGTGCCGTGGCGTCTGGTGGCTTGTGTGGCTAAATTTTTTATCTTCTCTCTGTACAGTTGAGCAGCTCGGCTGTTGTACTTGGAATTGGCAGCACTGGTTGTGCATCCATGTtgattgaaaaaagaaatctgccaTAGGAAGGtcaagacagacacaaaaaagcAAACGGGAGTCATCAAGTTAAATcatgagtgtgcatgtgcaaataCGGGATTACAATCTGTTGATAATGGCTGACATTTTTGCCCTGAAGTACTCACCGCACTGGCATTGCCTCCCACTTGCATACATCTTAGCTGGAACCAAGACCAATTAAAATCCAGCTCAGTGGACCTGTACAGGATTTAGAGGATATGTGATTTGACAAACTGCAACTCAGGTTCCAAAATTATCCCACCTTCAATTTGACTCTTTTCTGGATTTTTCTATTCATACTAGGAGACTAGCACAATTATGATTTGTCAATTAAgacatatttagttttttttttttttttttaagtggtgAGAAATCAATCttacttctgttttttaaattctattttgttgatgtgtttgtttctagTCTGCATGTTTGATACTTGGTGctaaaagcttttatttcttaggttttgttttgaaaagtgctttaTTAATAAGTCCTGCCTTACCTGATAAAGCTCAGGTGTACCCCCAGAGACCGGTGAGTCCCTGAGCAGTCTATACATAGGAATACACCATAGGTGATGCTGGCCCAACTGGGGTTTTTAGCTGCACAGTCAAAGCAAACCTGTGGGAAAGAAGAGATCTTATCATGAGGCtttcattcaaattttaaacagggaaattgacattttgatgtctgTGTTCTAACTCTCTCCTAACTAAAGAGCATGAGCATGAGACAAGAGCATGAGTTTAAAATCGATAAAGAGAGACGTGGAAGCAAACTGTGTGAAGGGTGTGTGATCATTGCGGTCTGAAGTGCATGTTACCAGTAAAATTAGCTGTTGattcaaacagctgtttataaaCTGGGTTAAATTTCGCAATGAAATTAAGTGTTA
The sequence above is drawn from the Seriola aureovittata isolate HTS-2021-v1 ecotype China chromosome 22, ASM2101889v1, whole genome shotgun sequence genome and encodes:
- the arfgap3 gene encoding ADP-ribosylation factor GTPase-activating protein 3 isoform X1, whose translation is MSEPNKQDISAIFKRLRSIPTNKVCFDCAAKNPSWASITYGVFLCIDCSGTHRSLGVHLSFIRSTELDFNWSWFQLRCMQVGGNASAISFFNQHGCTTSAANSKYNSRAAQLYREKIKNLATQATRRHGTELWLDSQAPLSPTSPEDKQADFFSLHSQVVPENLNMAKMSLSASTSEKSSTTEKEDDKNGNPEGPSVDMLSVSPKANPEPSSLLKKKPAATKKTLASKKGGLGAQKVSSQSFSELEKKAQAADKLREKEDSTAGTRKNIQPQESIAPSLRLAYKDLEQQRKKDEQKLKGLEGNKKEQAERLGMGLGIRSGVSHSVTSDMHIIQQENPLRGKTTKGRRYTEEDDDEGSFTSRILSRFEDQTELSDNFSSRWGDGGDGGGWIKESKKPEPDFYLSSAMSSLDDRPTSRRKPEAVPVSDSGEARKKFGDDVKAISSDMYFGKQDNSEYEAKTRLERFAGSASISSADLFDDPKKQTASSYRLTNVLPNAPDMSQLKLGVRSVAGKLSVMASGVVSSIQDHYSS
- the arfgap3 gene encoding ADP-ribosylation factor GTPase-activating protein 3 isoform X2 encodes the protein MSEPNKQDISAIFKRLRSIPTNKVCFDCAAKNPSWASITYGVFLCIDCSGTHRSLGVHLSFIRSTELDFNWSWFQLRCMQVGGNASAISFFNQHGCTTSAANSKYNSRAAQLYREKIKNLATQATRRHGTELWLDSQAPLSPTSPEDKQADFFSLHSQVVPENLNMAKMSLSASTSEKSSTTEKEDDKNEPSSLLKKKPAATKKTLASKKGGLGAQKVSSQSFSELEKKAQAADKLREKEDSTAGTRKNIQPQESIAPSLRLAYKDLEQQRKKDEQKLKGLEGNKKEQAERLGMGLGIRSGVSHSVTSDMHIIQQENPLRGKTTKGRRYTEEDDDEGSFTSRILSRFEDQTELSDNFSSRWGDGGDGGGWIKESKKPEPDFYLSSAMSSLDDRPTSRRKPEAVPVSDSGEARKKFGDDVKAISSDMYFGKQDNSEYEAKTRLERFAGSASISSADLFDDPKKQTASSYRLTNVLPNAPDMSQLKLGVRSVAGKLSVMASGVVSSIQDHYSS